The Saccharomonospora cyanea NA-134 genome includes a region encoding these proteins:
- a CDS encoding glycerate kinase: MRVVVAPDKFKGSLTAVEAAEAMAAGVRDVVDARVDRCPVADGGEGTLDVLLAAGGRRVDVEVPGPLSAPVAAHYVVLDGWAYVESARACGIEYVEPTPRTALRAHTRGVGELVRHAVEHGAHGVVLTVGGTASTDGGAGMLRALGGVVHDARGNPVEPGGGALASVATVDLTAVRRLLDGVELRVATDVTNPLLGPHGAAAVFGPQKGAGVQEVRQLEAGLRVWSHALTQAGASDVADTPGAGAGGGVAGSAIALGAEVESGFELVSTVIGVDEAVRGADLVITGEGSLDAQSLAGKAPAGVADLARRAGVPVAAVAGRIALAPNELAGAGITAWRALVDEAESVEDALRRAAELLRGATAAVVREFRAGARS; the protein is encoded by the coding sequence GTGCGCGTGGTCGTCGCTCCAGACAAGTTCAAGGGCAGCCTCACCGCCGTCGAGGCGGCCGAGGCCATGGCGGCCGGGGTCCGCGACGTCGTCGACGCGCGCGTCGACCGTTGCCCCGTCGCCGACGGCGGTGAGGGAACCCTCGACGTCCTGCTCGCCGCGGGCGGGCGCAGGGTCGACGTCGAGGTCCCCGGACCACTGTCGGCGCCGGTCGCCGCGCACTACGTGGTGCTCGACGGCTGGGCCTACGTGGAGTCGGCCCGCGCCTGCGGGATCGAGTACGTCGAGCCCACCCCCAGAACGGCACTGCGCGCCCACACCCGCGGCGTCGGCGAACTCGTGCGGCACGCGGTCGAGCACGGCGCCCACGGCGTGGTGCTGACGGTGGGCGGCACGGCGAGCACCGACGGCGGCGCCGGCATGCTGCGCGCACTCGGCGGAGTCGTCCACGACGCGCGCGGCAACCCCGTGGAGCCGGGCGGGGGCGCGCTGGCCTCGGTGGCGACCGTGGACCTCACCGCGGTACGGCGGCTCCTCGACGGCGTCGAACTCAGGGTGGCGACCGACGTCACCAATCCTCTCCTGGGCCCCCACGGCGCGGCGGCGGTGTTCGGCCCTCAGAAGGGCGCGGGGGTTCAGGAGGTGCGACAGCTCGAAGCCGGCCTGCGCGTCTGGTCGCACGCGCTCACCCAGGCGGGCGCCTCCGACGTGGCCGACACCCCCGGCGCGGGGGCGGGCGGCGGCGTCGCCGGATCCGCCATCGCGCTGGGCGCCGAGGTCGAGTCGGGCTTCGAGCTGGTCTCCACCGTCATCGGCGTCGACGAGGCCGTCCGGGGAGCCGACCTGGTCATCACCGGCGAGGGCTCTCTGGACGCCCAGAGCCTCGCCGGAAAGGCCCCGGCCGGGGTCGCCGACCTCGCGCGCCGGGCGGGGGTGCCGGTGGCCGCCGTCGCGGGCCGGATCGCGCTGGCTCCGAACGAACTCGCCGGTGCGGGCATCACGGCATGGCGTGCCCTCGTGGACGAGGCCGAGTCGGTCGAGGACGCCCTGCGGCGCGCGGCGGAACTCCTACGCGGCGCGACGGCGGCCGTCGTCCGGGAGTTCAGGGCTGGAGCACGATCTTGA
- a CDS encoding thiolase family protein, whose product MTDVFVLDAVRTPFGRYGGALSGVRPDDLAAHVLRALGERQDLDPELVDEVVLGDANGAGEDNRNVARMATLLAGWPTSVPGSTVNRLCGSGLDAAIQASRQIAVGEASVAVAGGVESMSRAPWVLPKPGKAFPNGNETLYSTALGWRMVNPRMPGKWTVSLGESTELLAQRYGIGREQQDEFALRSHRAAAKAWEEGFYDDHVVPVEGTELRRDEGVRPDTSPEKLAKLKAVFRADGTVTAGNASPLSDGASAVLLADRAGADRIGATPLARIAGRGAAGVDPDVFGIGPVRAAELALKRAGIGWGDLTAVELNEAFAAQSLACLADWPDLDPGIVNVHGGAIAIGHPLGASGGRILGTLAHQLRRKGGGWGLAAICIGVGQGLAVVLEA is encoded by the coding sequence ATGACTGACGTGTTCGTACTCGACGCGGTTCGGACGCCGTTCGGGCGGTACGGCGGCGCGCTGTCCGGCGTGCGCCCCGACGACCTCGCCGCGCACGTGCTGCGGGCGCTGGGCGAACGCCAGGACCTCGACCCGGAACTCGTCGACGAGGTCGTGCTCGGTGACGCGAACGGCGCCGGGGAGGACAACCGCAACGTCGCCCGCATGGCCACCCTGCTCGCGGGCTGGCCCACGAGCGTGCCCGGCAGCACGGTGAACCGCCTGTGCGGTTCCGGCCTCGACGCCGCGATCCAGGCGAGCAGGCAGATCGCGGTCGGGGAGGCGTCGGTGGCGGTCGCGGGCGGTGTGGAGTCGATGAGCCGCGCGCCGTGGGTGCTGCCCAAGCCCGGGAAGGCGTTCCCGAACGGCAACGAGACGCTGTACTCCACCGCCCTGGGCTGGCGCATGGTCAACCCGCGGATGCCCGGGAAGTGGACGGTCTCGCTCGGGGAGAGCACCGAACTGCTCGCGCAGCGGTACGGCATCGGTCGCGAGCAGCAGGACGAGTTCGCGCTGCGCAGTCACCGCGCCGCCGCGAAGGCGTGGGAAGAGGGCTTCTACGACGACCACGTCGTGCCGGTGGAGGGCACGGAGCTGCGCCGCGACGAGGGCGTCCGGCCCGACACGTCGCCCGAGAAACTCGCGAAGCTCAAGGCGGTGTTCCGCGCCGACGGCACGGTGACGGCGGGCAACGCCTCGCCGCTGTCCGACGGTGCCTCGGCGGTGTTGCTCGCCGACCGTGCCGGAGCCGACCGGATCGGCGCGACCCCGCTGGCCAGGATCGCGGGACGCGGGGCGGCCGGCGTCGACCCCGACGTGTTCGGAATCGGGCCTGTGAGGGCGGCCGAGCTCGCGCTCAAGCGCGCGGGCATCGGCTGGGGCGACCTCACCGCGGTGGAGCTGAACGAGGCGTTCGCCGCGCAGTCGCTCGCGTGCCTGGCCGACTGGCCCGACCTCGACCCCGGCATCGTGAACGTCCACGGTGGCGCGATCGCGATCGGACACCCGCTCGGCGCGTCGGGCGGACGTATCCTCGGCACGCTGGCGCACCAGCTGCGCAGGAAGGGCGGCGGCTGGGGCCTGGCCGCCATCTGTATCGGCGTCGGTCAGGGGCTCGCCGTGGTGCTGGAGGCGTGA
- a CDS encoding IclR family transcriptional regulator: MESGSGRAAHHVQSLERGLAVIKAFGAGTPQLTLSDVAKATGLTRAAARRFLLTLADLGYVRSDGRYFGLTARVLELGYAFLSSLSLPEVVQPHLERLSADVHESCSVSVLDGTDIVYVARVAVSRIMTVSIDVGTRFPAHATSMGHVLLAGLDEDALSAYLNEAEFDRLTHRTITSAPSLRAELDVVREQGWALVDQELEEGLRSVAAPIHDKDGKVVAAVNISTHASRTSPEEARTRLLPRLRETAERIEADLAVAPSARVS; encoded by the coding sequence ATGGAGTCAGGCAGCGGACGGGCCGCACACCACGTGCAGTCGCTGGAGCGTGGGCTGGCCGTGATCAAGGCGTTCGGTGCCGGGACACCGCAGCTCACGCTCAGCGACGTGGCGAAGGCGACCGGGCTGACCAGGGCCGCCGCGCGCCGGTTCCTGCTGACCCTGGCCGACCTCGGCTACGTCCGTTCGGACGGCCGGTACTTCGGGCTCACCGCCAGGGTGCTCGAACTCGGCTACGCGTTCCTGTCGAGCCTCTCCCTTCCCGAGGTGGTACAGCCGCACCTCGAACGGCTGTCGGCGGACGTGCACGAGTCGTGCTCGGTGTCGGTGCTCGACGGCACCGACATCGTCTACGTCGCCAGGGTCGCCGTCTCCCGGATCATGACCGTGAGCATCGACGTGGGCACGCGGTTCCCGGCCCACGCCACGTCGATGGGACACGTGCTGCTCGCCGGGCTCGACGAGGACGCCCTCTCCGCGTACCTGAACGAGGCTGAGTTCGACCGGCTCACCCACCGCACGATCACCTCCGCCCCGTCGTTGCGAGCCGAGCTCGACGTGGTGCGCGAACAGGGCTGGGCGCTCGTCGACCAGGAACTGGAGGAGGGGTTGCGGTCGGTGGCCGCTCCCATCCACGACAAGGACGGCAAGGTGGTGGCTGCCGTGAACATCTCGACGCACGCGAGCCGTACGAGTCCGGAGGAGGCGCGGACCCGGCTGCTCCCCCGGTTGCGGGAGACCGCCGAACGCATCGAGGCCGACCTGGCCGTCGCTCCCTCGGCGCGGGTGTCATGA
- a CDS encoding 2-hydroxyacid dehydrogenase, which yields MRPRIVVTRKIAEPALELLRETGEVWVPEPDRALPTEELHAAVAGADAVVSALHDQVDGAFADAAGPQLKVVSTVAVGYDNIDVPALHARDVVVTNTPGVLTDATADLAFGLLLSVTRRLGEAERLLRARTPWMFHPRFMLGTGLQGKTLGIVGLGQIGRAMARRALAFGMDIVYTGRRRADPGVERELDARYVTLDELLRTSDVVSLHCPLTPQTRHLIDADALATMKPTAFLVNTTRGPVVDEAALADALKRGAIAGAALDVFEKEPEVHPTLLELDNVALAPHLGSATTETRTAMAVLAARNAIAVLRGEEPPTPVRS from the coding sequence GTGAGACCCCGGATCGTGGTGACCAGGAAGATCGCCGAGCCCGCGTTGGAACTGCTGCGCGAGACGGGAGAGGTGTGGGTTCCCGAACCCGACCGCGCGCTGCCCACGGAGGAGCTGCACGCCGCCGTCGCGGGTGCCGACGCGGTCGTGAGCGCGCTGCACGACCAGGTGGACGGAGCCTTCGCCGACGCGGCGGGCCCACAGTTGAAGGTGGTCTCCACGGTCGCCGTCGGATACGACAACATCGACGTTCCCGCGCTCCACGCCCGCGACGTCGTCGTCACCAACACCCCCGGCGTCCTCACGGACGCGACCGCCGACCTCGCTTTCGGCCTGCTGCTGTCGGTGACCCGCAGGCTCGGCGAGGCCGAACGGCTGCTACGGGCACGCACGCCGTGGATGTTCCACCCGAGGTTCATGCTCGGAACCGGGCTGCAGGGCAAGACACTCGGCATCGTCGGACTCGGCCAGATCGGCAGGGCCATGGCCCGGCGGGCGCTGGCCTTCGGCATGGACATCGTCTACACCGGACGCAGGCGCGCCGACCCGGGCGTCGAGAGGGAACTCGACGCCCGGTACGTCACGCTGGACGAGTTGCTGCGTACCTCCGACGTGGTCTCACTGCACTGCCCGCTCACCCCGCAGACCCGGCACCTGATCGACGCCGACGCGCTCGCCACGATGAAACCCACGGCGTTTTTGGTCAACACCACCCGCGGCCCCGTGGTGGACGAGGCCGCCCTCGCCGACGCGCTCAAGCGGGGCGCGATCGCGGGCGCGGCGCTCGACGTGTTCGAGAAGGAACCCGAGGTCCATCCCACGCTCCTGGAGCTGGACAACGTGGCCCTCGCACCGCACCTGGGGTCGGCCACCACGGAGACCCGCACGGCGATGGCCGTGCTCGCCGCGCGCAACGCCATCGCCGTGCTGCGCGGTGAGGAACCGCCGACCCCGGTGAGGAGCTAG
- a CDS encoding TIGR03557 family F420-dependent LLM class oxidoreductase encodes MRLGYTLLTEQAGPRALVGHAVRAEEVGFDFAAMSDHYSPWLDSQGHAPYAWSVLGAVAQATERMELMTYVTAPIMRYHPAVVAQKAATVQLLAEGRFLLGLGAGESLNEHVVGRGWPPVNVRHDMLAEALQIINGLFDGGYTNFAGEHYRVDSAKLWDLPEVRPPVGVAVSGDQSVRRFAPLADALIAVQPEARLCSLWDEVRTAANAEASRKIGQIPVCWDTDPDAAAARAHEQFRWFAGGWKVNAELPGTQAFAAATQFVTPADVAASIPCGADVERVVDAAKPFFDAGFTDLALVQIGGDHQESFLDAAERELLPALRDAAPH; translated from the coding sequence GTGCGGCTGGGCTACACGTTGCTCACCGAACAGGCTGGACCACGTGCTCTCGTGGGGCACGCGGTCCGCGCCGAAGAGGTGGGTTTCGACTTCGCGGCCATGAGCGACCACTACTCACCGTGGCTCGACTCGCAGGGACACGCCCCGTACGCCTGGAGTGTGCTCGGAGCGGTCGCGCAGGCCACCGAGCGCATGGAGCTCATGACCTACGTGACCGCCCCCATCATGCGGTACCACCCCGCGGTGGTGGCGCAGAAGGCCGCCACTGTGCAACTGCTGGCCGAGGGGCGTTTTCTCCTCGGTCTGGGTGCGGGGGAAAGCCTCAACGAGCACGTCGTGGGTCGGGGATGGCCACCGGTGAACGTGCGCCACGACATGCTGGCCGAGGCGTTGCAGATCATCAACGGGTTGTTCGACGGCGGGTACACCAACTTCGCCGGTGAGCACTACCGGGTCGACTCGGCGAAACTGTGGGACCTGCCGGAGGTGCGCCCACCCGTCGGTGTCGCGGTGTCGGGTGATCAGTCGGTACGGCGGTTCGCCCCGCTGGCCGACGCGTTGATCGCCGTGCAACCGGAGGCGCGGTTGTGCTCCCTGTGGGACGAGGTGCGTACCGCGGCGAACGCCGAGGCGTCCCGCAAGATCGGTCAGATTCCGGTGTGCTGGGACACCGACCCGGATGCCGCGGCGGCCCGCGCGCACGAGCAGTTCCGGTGGTTCGCGGGCGGTTGGAAGGTCAACGCCGAGCTCCCCGGAACGCAGGCGTTCGCGGCCGCCACGCAGTTCGTGACGCCCGCCGACGTCGCGGCCTCGATCCCGTGCGGCGCCGACGTCGAGCGAGTCGTCGACGCGGCCAAGCCGTTCTTCGACGCGGGTTTCACCGACCTGGCGCTCGTCCAGATCGGTGGTGACCATCAGGAGTCGTTCCTCGACGCGGCCGAACGGGAGCTGCTGCCCGCGCTGCGCGACGCGGCCCCGCACTGA
- a CDS encoding STAS domain-containing protein, with protein MRSTDPNILTSQSTPAAEPRSLDSHGMRIDAERRSGDVVVAHVSGEVDLLSAPELRQWVEQSTTAASGLVLDFDGVGFLGSAGLSVLAELAEKAAHDKLTWAVVATKRVVLRPLEATGLVAQMPVYSSVDDAVKAVTDGE; from the coding sequence GTGCGTAGCACCGACCCGAACATCCTGACCTCCCAGTCGACGCCCGCCGCAGAGCCGCGGTCGCTGGACAGCCACGGCATGCGCATCGACGCCGAACGACGGTCGGGAGACGTGGTGGTGGCGCACGTCTCCGGCGAGGTGGACCTGCTGTCGGCACCCGAGTTGCGGCAGTGGGTGGAGCAGAGCACGACCGCCGCGAGTGGGCTCGTGCTCGATTTCGACGGTGTCGGTTTCCTCGGCTCGGCCGGACTGTCCGTGTTGGCCGAGCTGGCGGAGAAGGCCGCGCACGACAAGCTCACGTGGGCGGTCGTGGCCACCAAGCGCGTGGTCCTGCGTCCCCTCGAGGCCACGGGACTCGTGGCGCAGATGCCGGTGTACTCGAGCGTCGACGACGCCGTGAAGGCCGTCACCGACGGCGAGTGA
- a CDS encoding CoA-transferase subunit beta, protein MMSIAAARALTGDTRCFVGIGLPSTAANVARRTHAPDLVLIYESGALGAKPGRLPASIGDGILAETADAVVSVPEVFNYWLQPGRIDVGFLGAAQLDRFGNINTTVIGDDYAAPKVRLPGAGGAPEIAGSCGEVFVVVRQSRRTFVDRVDFVTSVGHGRGPGDREKLGLRGAGPTLVITDLGVLRPDPETRELVLTQVHPGVDVERVREATGWDLRVSPELSTTEPPTDRELTVLRELQAAS, encoded by the coding sequence ATGATGTCGATCGCGGCGGCCAGGGCGCTCACCGGCGACACCCGCTGTTTCGTCGGCATCGGACTGCCCTCCACGGCGGCCAACGTCGCGCGGCGGACCCACGCGCCCGACCTCGTGCTGATCTACGAGTCCGGGGCGCTCGGGGCCAAGCCCGGCCGGCTGCCCGCCTCCATCGGTGACGGCATCCTCGCCGAGACCGCCGACGCGGTGGTCAGCGTGCCGGAGGTGTTCAACTACTGGCTCCAGCCGGGCCGCATCGACGTCGGCTTCCTCGGCGCGGCGCAGCTCGACCGCTTCGGAAACATCAACACCACCGTGATCGGCGACGACTACGCGGCCCCCAAGGTACGGTTGCCGGGCGCGGGCGGCGCACCGGAGATCGCGGGCTCGTGCGGTGAGGTCTTCGTGGTGGTGCGCCAGAGCAGGCGCACCTTCGTCGACCGGGTCGACTTCGTCACCTCGGTCGGGCACGGCCGCGGTCCGGGGGATCGGGAGAAGCTGGGGCTCCGCGGTGCCGGACCGACGCTCGTGATCACCGACCTCGGTGTTCTGCGGCCCGACCCGGAGACCCGCGAACTCGTGCTGACCCAGGTGCATCCCGGCGTGGACGTCGAACGGGTACGGGAGGCGACGGGCTGGGACCTTCGGGTCTCGCCCGAGTTGTCGACGACGGAACCGCCGACGGACCGGGAGCTGACCGTGCTGCGCGAGTTGCAGGCGGCATCGTGA
- a CDS encoding UdgX family uracil-DNA binding protein (This protein belongs to the uracil DNA glycosylase superfamily, members of which act in excision repair of DNA. However, it belongs more specifically to UdgX branch, whose founding member was found to bind uracil in DNA (where it does not belong), without cleaving it, appears to promote DNA repair by a pathway involving RecA, rather than base excision.): MVRYEGAQNYLPRERDLTALREASAVCRGCDLYADATRTVFGEGPERARIVMVGEVPGDREDREGAPFVGPAGGLLDRALVEAGIDRNTVYVTNAVKHFRFTRDEKSGRRIHKKPSRSQIVACKPWLLAELDTVRPELVVALGATAAQSLFGPDFRVSSRRGELLELPGVADPPLAVATVHPSAVLRARDSDRERAYAGLVADLVTAAEAL; encoded by the coding sequence GTGGTCCGTTACGAGGGGGCGCAGAACTACCTGCCGCGGGAGAGGGACCTGACGGCGCTGCGCGAGGCGTCGGCGGTCTGCCGGGGCTGCGACCTCTACGCCGACGCGACGCGGACGGTGTTCGGTGAGGGACCGGAACGCGCCCGGATCGTCATGGTGGGGGAGGTGCCCGGCGATCGGGAGGACCGCGAGGGCGCGCCGTTCGTCGGTCCCGCGGGCGGGTTGCTCGACCGTGCGCTCGTGGAGGCGGGTATCGACCGGAACACCGTGTACGTGACCAACGCCGTCAAGCACTTCCGTTTCACCCGCGACGAGAAGAGCGGCAGGCGCATTCACAAGAAACCGTCGCGGTCGCAGATCGTGGCGTGCAAGCCGTGGTTGCTGGCCGAACTGGACACCGTCCGGCCCGAACTGGTGGTCGCACTGGGCGCCACGGCGGCACAGTCGCTGTTCGGCCCGGACTTCCGGGTCAGCTCCCGGCGTGGGGAGTTGCTGGAACTGCCGGGGGTGGCCGATCCACCGCTCGCCGTCGCGACCGTGCACCCGTCGGCCGTGCTCCGGGCCAGGGACTCCGACCGCGAACGCGCGTACGCCGGCCTCGTCGCCGACCTCGTCACGGCGGCGGAGGCACTGTGA
- the shbA gene encoding RNA polymerase sigma factor ShbA produces MDSAASGGPPLPDPALTAAQIDPVVHDAVEGDALAVHTLTRMIAPVVTQYCRARLGRRDFGYICADDVAQDICVAVLQALPHYHDRGGSFLFVVRAIASNKVADAFRLLARERSRPTPDLPERSDDGRDDPEPRSINAELGRELGRLLRRLPSRQRDILVLRVVVGLSARETGEALGLSPANVRTSQHRALSRLRTLAAAAPL; encoded by the coding sequence ATGGACAGTGCTGCCTCCGGTGGTCCGCCCCTGCCCGACCCCGCGTTGACCGCGGCGCAGATCGACCCCGTGGTCCACGACGCCGTCGAGGGCGACGCCCTGGCCGTTCACACATTGACCCGCATGATCGCCCCGGTCGTGACGCAGTACTGTCGCGCCAGGCTGGGCAGGCGCGACTTCGGCTACATCTGCGCGGACGATGTCGCACAGGACATCTGCGTCGCCGTGTTGCAGGCGCTGCCGCACTACCACGACCGCGGCGGATCGTTCCTGTTCGTCGTGAGGGCGATCGCCTCGAACAAGGTGGCCGACGCGTTCCGCCTCCTCGCACGTGAGCGCAGCCGTCCCACGCCCGACCTCCCCGAACGTTCGGACGACGGCAGGGACGATCCGGAGCCGAGGTCGATCAACGCCGAACTCGGTCGCGAGTTGGGCCGGCTGCTGCGCCGGTTGCCGAGCCGGCAGCGCGACATACTCGTGCTCCGGGTCGTCGTCGGCCTTTCCGCACGTGAAACCGGGGAAGCGCTGGGCCTGTCACCAGCCAACGTGCGTACGTCCCAGCACCGGGCGCTGTCCCGGTTGCGCACGCTGGCCGCGGCGGCACCCCTCTGA
- a CDS encoding DUF202 domain-containing protein: protein MSDDPARGLPSERTGLAWQRSALGAGAVSLLLLYHTVHTGWSALTAAAACTALAAVVLALAGARRDRDLRRATPTAPPRTALAAVAFLVTTATVLTLTALPW, encoded by the coding sequence ATGAGCGACGACCCCGCGCGGGGGTTGCCGTCCGAGCGCACGGGACTGGCCTGGCAACGCAGCGCACTCGGTGCCGGTGCGGTGTCGTTGCTGCTGCTGTACCACACCGTGCACACGGGCTGGAGTGCGCTGACAGCCGCCGCCGCGTGTACTGCCCTCGCCGCCGTGGTGCTCGCGCTCGCGGGCGCGAGGCGAGACCGTGATCTCCGCCGCGCCACCCCGACCGCGCCGCCGAGGACTGCCCTCGCCGCCGTGGCGTTCCTCGTGACGACCGCGACCGTGCTCACGTTGACGGCACTGCCGTGGTGA
- a CDS encoding CoA transferase subunit A: MAEIVSLADAVAELVRDGDTVALEGFTHLIPHAAGHEIIRQGRRDLELVRMTPDIVYDQLIGAGCARKLVFSWGGNPGVGSLHRFRDAVQNGWPVPLEIEEHSHAGMANRYVAGASGLPFAVLRGYAGTDLPDHTGTIAEITCPFTGERLAAVPALNPDVSIIHAQRADRRGNVQLWGLAGVQKEAVLAARRSLVTVEEVVDELEPVPDQVMLPSWVVTRVAEVPRGAHPSYAQGYYERDNDYYRRWDAVSRDREAFQEWVRETRSGAEVKA; the protein is encoded by the coding sequence GTGGCGGAGATCGTTTCTCTGGCCGACGCCGTGGCCGAGCTGGTTCGGGACGGTGACACGGTGGCGCTGGAAGGGTTCACCCATCTCATCCCGCACGCCGCAGGCCACGAGATCATTCGGCAGGGACGGCGTGACCTGGAACTGGTGCGGATGACGCCCGACATCGTGTACGACCAGCTCATCGGCGCCGGGTGCGCGCGCAAGCTGGTCTTCTCGTGGGGTGGCAACCCGGGGGTCGGCTCGCTGCACCGCTTCCGCGACGCCGTGCAGAACGGGTGGCCGGTGCCGCTGGAGATCGAGGAGCACAGCCACGCCGGGATGGCCAACCGCTACGTCGCCGGTGCCTCCGGCCTGCCGTTCGCGGTACTGCGTGGCTACGCGGGCACCGATCTGCCGGACCACACCGGCACGATCGCCGAGATCACGTGCCCGTTCACCGGGGAGCGGCTCGCCGCCGTGCCCGCGCTCAACCCCGACGTCTCGATCATCCACGCACAGCGGGCCGACCGGAGGGGGAACGTCCAGCTGTGGGGGCTGGCCGGCGTGCAGAAGGAAGCCGTGCTCGCCGCCCGGCGCAGCCTGGTCACCGTGGAGGAGGTCGTCGACGAACTCGAACCGGTGCCCGACCAGGTCATGCTGCCGTCCTGGGTCGTCACCCGCGTCGCCGAGGTCCCCCGCGGCGCGCACCCTTCGTACGCGCAGGGCTACTACGAGCGGGACAACGACTACTACCGTCGGTGGGACGCCGTCAGCCGGGATCGCGAGGCGTTCCAGGAGTGGGTGCGGGAAACGAGGTCCGGTGCGGAGGTGAAGGCGTGA
- a CDS encoding YidH family protein: MTDHRDETDPDYRFTLANERTFLAWIRTSLGLVAGGVAVHQLVPGLATETMRTLLAALCIGLATLLAALAYPRWWRIQRAMRRGEPLPRSPLLPVVSAVVLVITVVAAVLVVTG, from the coding sequence GTGACCGACCACCGCGACGAAACCGACCCGGACTACCGGTTCACCCTCGCCAACGAACGCACCTTCCTCGCGTGGATCCGCACGTCACTGGGTCTTGTCGCCGGTGGCGTAGCGGTGCACCAGTTGGTGCCCGGTCTGGCCACCGAGACCATGCGCACGCTGCTCGCAGCGTTGTGCATCGGCCTGGCCACACTGCTCGCCGCCCTCGCCTACCCACGCTGGTGGCGCATCCAGCGCGCCATGCGCCGCGGTGAACCGCTGCCCCGGAGCCCGCTGCTACCCGTCGTTTCGGCCGTCGTGCTCGTCATCACCGTGGTGGCGGCCGTTCTCGTGGTGACGGGATGA
- a CDS encoding zinc-dependent alcohol dehydrogenase, whose amino-acid sequence MKAVTWQGKRNVRVDEVPDPRIEKPTDAVIRVTSTGICGSDLHLYEVLGAFIDPGDILGHEPMGIVEEVGSEVENLKPGDRVVVPFNISCGHCYYCDQKLYSQCETTQVTEHGKGAALFGYTKLYGQVPGGQAERLRVPFANFGPIKVPEGPPDDRFLYLSDVVPTSWQAVEYANVPPGGSVLVLGLGPIGQMCARIALHRGASRVIGVDLVDERLELARSHGIDTIDLRQYKHVADAVRDRTDGRGADSVVDAVGMEAHGAPVTGLAQQLATLLPGPLAAKAVEKVGIDRLAALYVAIDAVRRGGTISLSGVYGGMLDPMPMMTLFDKQVQLRMGQANVHAWIDDVMPLITGDGDPLGVEDLATHHLPLSEAPEAYDMFQKKRDGAVKIVLQP is encoded by the coding sequence ATGAAGGCCGTGACCTGGCAGGGAAAGCGCAACGTTCGGGTGGACGAGGTACCCGACCCCAGGATCGAGAAGCCCACCGACGCGGTGATCAGGGTGACGTCGACGGGCATCTGTGGTTCGGACCTGCATCTGTACGAGGTGCTCGGCGCCTTCATCGACCCCGGCGACATCCTCGGTCACGAGCCGATGGGCATCGTCGAGGAGGTCGGCAGCGAGGTGGAGAACCTCAAGCCGGGCGACCGGGTGGTCGTGCCCTTCAACATCTCCTGTGGACACTGCTACTACTGTGATCAGAAGCTGTACTCGCAGTGTGAGACGACGCAGGTCACCGAACACGGCAAGGGTGCGGCGCTGTTCGGCTACACCAAGCTCTACGGGCAGGTGCCCGGCGGGCAGGCCGAGCGGTTGCGGGTGCCGTTCGCGAACTTCGGGCCGATCAAGGTGCCGGAGGGGCCGCCCGACGACCGGTTTCTCTACCTGTCCGACGTGGTGCCCACCTCCTGGCAGGCCGTGGAGTACGCGAACGTCCCGCCCGGCGGATCGGTTTTGGTTCTGGGGCTCGGGCCGATCGGGCAGATGTGCGCGCGGATCGCCCTTCATCGCGGTGCGAGCAGGGTGATCGGGGTCGATCTCGTGGACGAGCGACTCGAACTGGCCCGTAGCCACGGCATCGACACGATCGACCTGCGCCAGTACAAGCACGTGGCCGACGCGGTCCGCGACCGCACCGACGGCCGGGGCGCGGACTCGGTGGTCGACGCGGTGGGCATGGAGGCCCACGGCGCTCCGGTGACGGGACTGGCCCAGCAGCTGGCGACGCTGTTGCCGGGGCCGCTGGCGGCCAAGGCCGTCGAGAAGGTGGGGATCGACCGGCTGGCTGCGCTCTACGTGGCCATCGACGCCGTTCGCCGCGGCGGCACGATCTCACTGTCCGGTGTGTACGGTGGCATGCTCGATCCGATGCCGATGATGACGTTGTTCGACAAGCAGGTCCAGCTCCGCATGGGACAGGCGAACGTGCATGCCTGGATCGACGACGTCATGCCTTTGATCACCGGTGACGGCGACCCGCTCGGCGTCGAGGACCTCGCCACCCACCACCTTCCGCTGTCGGAGGCACCGGAGGCCTACGACATGTTCCAGAAGAAGCGCGACGGCGCCGTCAAGATCGTGCTCCAGCCCTGA